In one Streptomyces sp. NBC_01241 genomic region, the following are encoded:
- a CDS encoding MFS transporter, with protein sequence MAQRPSVKGVADVVALIDGLGKITGRAQVIWFFVFGGLFLDAYSNAALSAGLGPMTSQMELTSTQVSILTATAPALAIIFNPVGGWLATRIGRVPPLLIAKVFAIAGALLAAFAGDFTVVWFGRVLVGVAYGIDFAVAMALLAEYTPAKLGGRLNLWQAVWYVATTSNLALALLFFNLDVGADIWRWSVGSAAVFAVALLLGQWLMLKESPTWLASKGRLDEAVVNLDKIYQIKAVAGKPDEATRAATEAPAIGFRQAGLLFKGEYLPRTVLSSVISLGQSMQYFAVGWYLPLISLTIFGESFEKATMGSMVFNAFGIAGGLLSAYFGRRLGLRLSSAAGFAGVFVALLAMGLTFEKVPTAVAFLLPVLFILCHSAGPGANGKSIAALSYSSDVRALGTGVTGMVGSFGSVAGLYVFPQIKDSLGLADTFLVLSVVPLLGLITCLAIKWDPMKAASPDEAAGQDRGAVGAPAGSPEDARSATAR encoded by the coding sequence ATGGCACAACGTCCGAGCGTCAAGGGCGTCGCCGACGTCGTTGCGCTCATCGATGGGCTGGGAAAGATCACCGGCCGGGCGCAAGTCATCTGGTTTTTCGTGTTCGGCGGGCTGTTTCTCGACGCCTATTCGAACGCCGCGCTGAGCGCCGGTCTGGGACCGATGACGTCCCAGATGGAGCTCACCAGCACCCAGGTCTCGATCCTCACGGCCACCGCTCCGGCCCTGGCGATCATCTTCAACCCGGTCGGCGGCTGGCTCGCCACCCGGATCGGCCGCGTTCCCCCGCTGCTCATCGCCAAGGTGTTCGCCATCGCGGGCGCCCTGCTGGCCGCGTTCGCCGGGGACTTCACCGTCGTCTGGTTCGGCCGGGTCCTGGTGGGTGTCGCGTACGGCATCGACTTCGCCGTCGCCATGGCGCTGCTCGCCGAGTACACGCCCGCGAAGCTGGGTGGCCGGCTGAACCTGTGGCAGGCGGTCTGGTACGTCGCCACCACCAGCAACCTCGCGCTCGCCCTGCTCTTCTTCAACCTGGACGTCGGCGCGGACATCTGGCGCTGGTCGGTCGGCTCGGCCGCGGTCTTCGCCGTCGCCCTGCTGCTGGGCCAGTGGCTGATGCTCAAGGAGAGCCCCACCTGGCTGGCGAGCAAGGGCCGGCTGGACGAGGCCGTCGTCAACCTGGACAAGATCTACCAAATCAAGGCCGTCGCCGGTAAGCCCGACGAGGCGACCCGCGCGGCCACCGAGGCGCCCGCCATCGGGTTCCGTCAGGCCGGACTGCTCTTCAAGGGCGAGTACCTGCCCCGAACGGTCCTCTCCTCGGTCATCTCGCTCGGGCAGTCGATGCAGTACTTCGCGGTCGGCTGGTACCTCCCGCTGATCAGCCTGACCATCTTCGGCGAAAGCTTCGAGAAGGCCACCATGGGCTCGATGGTCTTCAACGCCTTCGGTATCGCGGGCGGCCTCCTCTCGGCGTACTTCGGCCGGCGGCTCGGGCTGCGGCTCAGCTCCGCGGCCGGTTTCGCCGGGGTCTTCGTCGCACTGCTCGCGATGGGCCTGACCTTCGAGAAGGTCCCCACCGCCGTGGCGTTCCTGCTGCCGGTGCTGTTCATCCTCTGCCACTCCGCGGGTCCCGGCGCCAACGGCAAGTCCATCGCCGCACTCTCGTACAGCAGTGATGTCCGCGCGCTCGGCACCGGTGTCACCGGGATGGTCGGCAGCTTCGGCAGTGTCGCCGGGCTGTACGTCTTCCCGCAGATCAAGGACTCGCTGGGGCTCGCCGACACCTTCCTGGTGCTCTCCGTCGTGCCGCTGCTCGGCCTGATCACCTGCCTGGCGATCAAGTGGGACCCGATGAAGGCCGCGTCCCCCGACGAGGCCGCCGGCCAGGACCGGGGCGCCGTCGGCGCCCCGGCCGGCTCACCGGAAGACGCGCGGTCCGCGACCGCGCGCTGA
- a CDS encoding endonuclease/exonuclease/phosphatase family protein, which yields MRISRPRSVLLSGAVAVTLSATALPAAFATPSSTAVISEVYGGGGNSGATLTRDFIELANAGTAAYDLSGFSVQYLPAAPSAGSLWQASALTGSVAPGGHYLVAEAAGTGGTVALPTPDATGTVAMAAGGGTVALVSGTTPLTCKTAADCAADSRIVDLVGYGTAVVREGSGPATGASNTFSVARGTSLADTDDNAADFTAGAPTPVNSAGETPGGSDPGDPGGPTEPGTVRIHDIQGTTRVSPLNGRQVTGVPGIVTGVRTTGSRGFWIQDTEPDADARTSEGVFVFTGSTAPEVTVGDSVLVSGKVDEYYPSTTTQSITEISAPKTTVLSSGNALPAPVVLDAASVPDAYAPSADGGSIDSLALDPSAYALDLYESLEGTRVAISDTRVTGATTAYDEVWVTVKPDENRTGRGGTLYSSYSDQNTGRIKVMSLDPAKPVPVADVGDVLSGTTTGVMDYASFGGYNLQATELGTLTDNHLRREVTRKQKGNELAVATYNVENLDALDEQAKFDTLAKGVAVNLSSPDIVSLEEIQDDNGAVNDGTVGSEATLKRFTDAIVAAGGPRYAWRYIAPENNKDGGEPGGNIRNVFLFNPKRVDFVDRAGGDATTAVTAVKTKKGVTLSASPGRITPTDAAWADSRKPLVGEFSFHGKPVFVIGNHFTSKGGDQPLHGRYQEPKRSSETKRVKQAAEVNTFVKSLLAADDSARVITLGDLNDFAFSPTMDALINGEVLKPLITTLPASEQYSYVYEGNSQTLDHILTSPGIRRFDYDVVHINAEFADQASDHDPQVVRVDVNAKGNGGH from the coding sequence GTGCGCATATCCAGACCTCGTTCCGTTCTGCTGTCCGGCGCCGTCGCCGTGACGCTGTCGGCCACCGCTCTGCCTGCCGCCTTCGCGACTCCGTCCTCGACCGCCGTCATCTCCGAGGTGTACGGCGGCGGGGGCAATTCGGGTGCGACGCTCACCCGCGACTTCATCGAGCTGGCCAACGCCGGCACCGCCGCGTACGACCTGTCCGGTTTCAGCGTGCAGTACCTGCCGGCCGCCCCGTCGGCCGGCTCTCTGTGGCAGGCCTCCGCCCTGACCGGGTCCGTCGCCCCCGGCGGCCATTATCTCGTCGCCGAGGCCGCGGGCACCGGCGGCACGGTAGCCCTGCCGACGCCGGACGCCACCGGCACGGTCGCGATGGCGGCCGGCGGCGGAACCGTCGCGCTCGTCTCCGGCACGACCCCGCTGACCTGCAAGACGGCCGCCGACTGTGCGGCCGACTCACGGATCGTGGACCTCGTCGGCTACGGCACCGCGGTCGTACGGGAGGGCAGCGGCCCCGCCACGGGAGCGTCGAACACCTTCTCGGTGGCGCGCGGCACGTCCCTCGCCGACACCGACGACAACGCCGCCGACTTCACCGCGGGCGCCCCGACGCCGGTCAACTCGGCCGGTGAGACCCCCGGTGGCTCCGACCCGGGCGACCCCGGCGGCCCGACCGAGCCCGGCACCGTCCGGATCCACGACATCCAGGGCACCACCCGGGTGTCGCCGCTGAACGGCCGGCAGGTGACCGGGGTCCCCGGCATCGTCACCGGCGTACGGACCACCGGTTCGCGCGGCTTCTGGATCCAGGACACCGAGCCGGACGCGGACGCCCGGACCAGCGAGGGCGTGTTCGTCTTCACCGGCTCCACCGCCCCGGAGGTCACCGTGGGCGACTCGGTGCTGGTCAGCGGCAAGGTGGACGAGTACTACCCGTCGACGACCACCCAGTCGATCACCGAGATCAGCGCCCCGAAGACGACGGTCCTGTCCTCGGGCAACGCGCTGCCGGCCCCGGTCGTGCTCGACGCGGCCTCGGTGCCGGACGCGTACGCTCCGTCGGCGGACGGCGGTTCGATCGACTCGCTGGCCCTCGACCCGTCGGCGTACGCCCTCGACCTCTACGAATCGCTCGAAGGCACCCGGGTCGCGATCTCCGACACCCGGGTGACGGGTGCGACGACCGCGTACGACGAGGTCTGGGTGACCGTCAAGCCGGACGAGAACCGGACCGGGCGGGGCGGCACGCTGTACTCCTCGTACAGCGACCAGAACACCGGCCGTATCAAGGTGATGTCGCTCGACCCGGCCAAGCCGGTCCCCGTCGCCGACGTCGGCGATGTGCTGTCCGGCACGACCACCGGTGTCATGGACTACGCGTCGTTCGGCGGCTACAACCTCCAGGCCACCGAACTCGGCACGCTCACCGACAACCACCTGCGGCGCGAGGTCACCCGGAAGCAGAAGGGCAACGAGCTCGCGGTCGCCACGTACAACGTGGAGAACCTGGACGCGCTGGACGAGCAGGCCAAGTTCGACACCCTCGCCAAGGGCGTCGCGGTCAACCTCTCCTCCCCGGACATCGTGTCGCTGGAGGAGATCCAGGACGACAACGGTGCGGTGAACGACGGCACGGTCGGCTCCGAGGCGACGCTGAAGCGGTTCACCGACGCCATCGTGGCCGCGGGCGGTCCGCGATACGCGTGGCGGTACATCGCCCCCGAGAACAACAAGGACGGCGGCGAACCCGGCGGCAACATCCGTAACGTCTTCCTCTTCAATCCGAAGAGGGTCGACTTCGTGGACCGCGCGGGCGGCGACGCGACGACCGCCGTGACCGCGGTGAAGACGAAGAAGGGGGTGACGCTCTCGGCGTCGCCCGGCCGGATCACCCCGACCGACGCGGCGTGGGCCGACAGCCGCAAGCCGCTCGTCGGCGAGTTCAGCTTCCACGGGAAGCCGGTCTTCGTCATCGGCAACCACTTCACGTCCAAGGGCGGAGACCAGCCCCTGCACGGCCGCTACCAGGAGCCGAAGCGCAGCTCGGAGACCAAGCGGGTGAAACAGGCGGCGGAGGTCAACACCTTCGTCAAGTCATTGCTGGCCGCGGATGATTCGGCCCGGGTCATCACGCTCGGCGACCTCAACGATTTCGCGTTCTCACCGACGATGGACGCGCTGATCAACGGCGAGGTGCTCAAGCCACTGATCACCACCCTGCCCGCGAGCGAGCAGTACAGCTATGTGTACGAGGGCAACTCGCAGACGCTGGACCACATCCTGACCAGTCCCGGCATCCGCCGCTTCGACTACGACGTGGTGCACATCAACGCGGAGTTCGCCGACCAGGCGAGCGACCACGACCCGCAGGTCGTGCGCGTGGACGTCAACGCGAAGGGCAACGGCGGGCACTGA
- a CDS encoding N-acetylmuramoyl-L-alanine amidase — translation MPRRAALRTKARASVLAALTATVLAATGTPALATPDDGHPMNRAFARAAERFDVPRDLLAAVGYGETRLDGHSGRPSQANGYGVMHLVSNPVNRTLEQAAALTGKPVADLRSDTAANILGGAAVLRSYADKLGLDARDRDDIDAWYPAVARYSGTDGPTAAFYADTVYTFLADGLDAVTPGGERISVTGRPVSPDKGSLTATDVRTQSPDYPYALWVPAAANNFAVGRSAKIDKVIVHVTQGSYAGSISWFQNPTAEVSAHYVVRSSDGQITQMVRDSDTAYHARSANASALGIEHEGFIDDPSWFTDAMYRSSAALTKYLCDRYGIPKDRAHIIGHSEAPGNDHTDPGPYWDWTRYMQLVGGDTGGGKSGDGLSFTAYATQRRGSTGAQVTAVQQLLGEHGYPAGAVDGSFGPATQGAVTAFQAVRGLDADGVVGARTWTALLSAGATAMLKEGDSGDGVKRLQRSLTAALGSTVGVDGSFGPATATAVRSYQTSRGLTADGIVGPGTWAALQAGR, via the coding sequence ATGCCCAGACGCGCCGCCCTCCGAACCAAGGCCCGCGCATCCGTCCTCGCGGCCCTCACCGCCACCGTCCTGGCCGCGACCGGCACCCCGGCCCTCGCCACCCCGGACGACGGACACCCGATGAACCGGGCGTTCGCACGGGCGGCCGAGAGGTTCGACGTACCGCGTGATCTGCTCGCCGCCGTCGGATACGGCGAGACCCGGCTCGACGGCCACTCCGGGCGCCCCAGCCAGGCGAACGGCTATGGCGTGATGCATCTGGTGAGCAACCCCGTGAACCGGACACTCGAGCAGGCCGCCGCCCTCACCGGTAAGCCCGTGGCCGACCTCCGCAGCGACACCGCGGCCAACATCCTGGGCGGCGCGGCGGTGCTGCGCAGCTACGCGGACAAACTGGGCCTCGATGCCCGGGACCGCGACGACATCGACGCCTGGTACCCGGCCGTCGCACGGTACAGCGGCACGGACGGGCCGACTGCCGCCTTCTACGCCGACACCGTCTACACCTTCCTGGCCGACGGCCTCGACGCCGTCACCCCCGGCGGTGAGCGGATCTCGGTGACGGGACGTCCGGTCTCGCCCGACAAGGGCTCGCTCACCGCGACCGACGTGCGCACCCAGAGTCCCGACTACCCGTACGCGCTGTGGGTTCCGGCCGCCGCGAACAACTTCGCCGTCGGCCGCTCGGCGAAGATCGACAAGGTGATCGTGCATGTCACGCAGGGCTCGTACGCGGGCTCGATCAGCTGGTTCCAGAACCCGACGGCGGAGGTGAGCGCACATTACGTGGTGCGCTCCTCCGACGGCCAGATCACCCAGATGGTGCGTGACAGCGACACCGCGTACCACGCCCGGAGCGCCAACGCCTCGGCTCTCGGCATCGAGCACGAGGGGTTCATCGACGACCCGTCGTGGTTCACGGACGCGATGTACCGGTCATCGGCGGCCCTGACCAAATACCTGTGCGACCGGTACGGGATTCCGAAGGACCGGGCACACATCATCGGGCACAGCGAGGCGCCCGGCAACGACCACACCGACCCCGGGCCGTACTGGGACTGGACGCGCTACATGCAGCTGGTCGGCGGGGACACCGGCGGCGGCAAGAGCGGCGACGGGCTGAGCTTCACCGCGTACGCGACCCAGCGGAGGGGCTCGACCGGCGCCCAGGTCACGGCCGTTCAGCAGCTGCTGGGCGAGCACGGCTATCCGGCGGGCGCGGTGGACGGCAGCTTCGGCCCCGCCACGCAGGGCGCGGTGACGGCGTTCCAAGCGGTCCGTGGGCTGGACGCGGACGGCGTCGTGGGAGCCAGGACCTGGACAGCGCTGCTGTCGGCCGGCGCGACGGCGATGCTCAAGGAGGGCGACTCGGGCGACGGGGTGAAGCGGCTCCAGCGCTCGCTGACCGCGGCGCTCGGTTCGACGGTCGGCGTCGACGGGAGCTTCGGCCCGGCGACGGCGACGGCGGTACGCAGCTACCAGACGAGCCGGGGGCTGACGGCCGACGGCATCGTGGGACCGGGAACCTGGGCAGCGCTCCAGGCAGGGCGCTGA
- a CDS encoding FGGY family carbohydrate kinase, producing MTQTFPGAAARRGVLSIDEGTTGTRAGVVLDSGAAHEVFYRSIKVSHPDDLSVEQDPMEIWSATVEVARRAVGRAREEGIEITAVALSTQRATAMLWDRVTGRPLLPAVVWQDRRYAHELTAYEAEWDAALLARQGRPVGARAPFLWAARQIAAHPEVAAAHREGRLLFGTVDTWLIWRLTGGAVHATTPTNAASSGGYLLERHAWDEEWISHLGFPLDLLPELRSDDAGFGTTDPAALGIAVPLAASMGDQHAALIALGGLAAGQGMCVYGTGAFVDAATGTTPALPRPDISGVLAQPGRRQGDTSHYSLEAYTSTAGSALRWLCDDLGLFASPKELGEEAGRVPTRPGRTPRFVPALAGVRTPVWHPEATASLTGLTLATTRADLARAVLDGIAHSVCDLIDGVADTMGTPFTRLRVGGGVSGSDPLMRIQADLTGLPLERVFDSATASLRGTAYLAGVAQGLWSSLEEVVEAQPHGQVFEPSITAAERAEQRAAWRDLLITHLNDPALLPLTSPEPRTPH from the coding sequence ATGACGCAGACGTTCCCCGGCGCCGCCGCACGGCGCGGTGTGCTGTCCATCGACGAGGGCACCACGGGCACCAGGGCCGGAGTCGTCCTCGACTCCGGCGCGGCCCACGAGGTGTTCTACCGCTCGATCAAGGTCAGCCATCCGGACGACCTCTCGGTCGAGCAGGACCCGATGGAGATTTGGAGCGCCACCGTCGAGGTGGCGCGCCGGGCCGTCGGCCGGGCCCGCGAGGAGGGCATCGAGATCACCGCAGTGGCGCTCTCCACCCAGCGGGCCACCGCGATGCTGTGGGACCGGGTCACCGGGCGGCCGCTGCTGCCCGCGGTGGTATGGCAGGACCGGCGTTACGCGCACGAACTCACCGCGTACGAGGCGGAGTGGGACGCCGCTCTGCTGGCCCGCCAGGGCCGGCCGGTCGGCGCCCGCGCCCCGTTCCTCTGGGCCGCGCGGCAGATCGCCGCGCACCCGGAGGTGGCCGCCGCGCACCGCGAGGGCCGGCTGCTCTTCGGCACGGTCGACACCTGGCTGATCTGGCGCCTCACCGGTGGTGCCGTACACGCCACCACCCCGACCAACGCCGCGTCCAGCGGTGGCTATCTGCTGGAGCGGCATGCGTGGGACGAGGAGTGGATCAGCCACCTCGGCTTCCCCCTCGACCTGCTTCCGGAACTCCGCTCCGACGACGCCGGATTCGGTACGACCGACCCGGCCGCCCTCGGGATCGCCGTCCCGCTGGCCGCCTCCATGGGCGACCAGCACGCCGCACTGATCGCGCTCGGCGGCCTCGCCGCCGGGCAGGGCATGTGCGTGTACGGGACCGGCGCCTTCGTCGACGCGGCGACCGGCACCACGCCCGCCCTGCCCCGGCCGGACATCTCCGGGGTGCTCGCCCAGCCCGGCCGGCGGCAGGGCGACACCAGCCACTACAGCCTGGAGGCGTACACCTCCACGGCGGGTTCGGCGCTGCGCTGGCTCTGCGACGACCTGGGGCTGTTCGCATCGCCGAAGGAGCTCGGTGAGGAGGCGGGCCGGGTCCCCACCCGGCCGGGCCGCACCCCGCGTTTCGTCCCGGCACTCGCCGGGGTCCGTACGCCGGTCTGGCACCCGGAGGCCACCGCCTCCCTCACCGGGCTCACCCTCGCCACCACCCGCGCCGACCTCGCCCGCGCGGTGCTCGACGGGATCGCGCACTCGGTGTGCGACCTGATCGACGGGGTCGCCGACACCATGGGCACACCGTTCACCCGGCTCCGGGTCGGCGGCGGGGTCTCCGGCAGCGATCCGCTCATGCGGATCCAGGCCGACCTGACCGGCCTCCCGCTGGAGCGGGTCTTCGACTCCGCCACCGCCAGCCTGCGCGGCACCGCCTACCTGGCCGGTGTCGCCCAGGGCCTGTGGTCCTCGCTCGAAGAGGTCGTCGAGGCCCAGCCGCACGGCCAGGTCTTCGAGCCGTCGATCACGGCGGCCGAGCGCGCCGAGCAGCGGGCCGCCTGGCGCGACCTGCTGATCACCCACCTGAACGACCCCGCGCTGCTTCCCCTGACCAGCCCCGAACCCCGAACCCCCCACTGA
- a CDS encoding choice-of-anchor A family protein — MRITATAAAASAVLGGALVLGLTAVPAAQAAPVDSADCATDAFGIAVKYGEFVLGDDAHSPDAEGAVAVGGNADFRGGFSVANELSAAEVDALPGRASLVVRGDLVNNGSATVVMKGNAVVGGEVRDRAVELHSGTFGRNARLIDFDAEFAKLRAYSTALAEEPVTAGAAATLNGTKLTLEGSDTTRNVFKVTTGQLERAKDIYLKVPAGATAIVNVSGENYDMADAGTTGFFLSGGQDYVLDDKLQSASDGKVRARLLWNFPEARTVTKNSRAAWPGSVLAPEAHLELGTGAPVNGSVWVASLHGSGGAETHHFPFTGCLPETGKTPSATPTPSGTPGTTPPVDSTPSASVTPPSESGTPSGDASQAVAPPTSSPSKSATPGTGGGNLASTGSSGTVPLVIGSAAVLAAGAGLVVAARRRAKRA; from the coding sequence ATGCGCATAACCGCGACCGCCGCAGCCGCATCCGCAGTGCTCGGCGGAGCCCTCGTCCTCGGCCTCACGGCCGTCCCGGCCGCACAGGCCGCGCCCGTCGATTCGGCCGACTGTGCCACCGATGCCTTCGGGATCGCCGTTAAATACGGTGAGTTCGTCCTCGGTGACGACGCCCACTCGCCCGACGCCGAAGGCGCTGTGGCCGTCGGTGGCAACGCCGACTTCCGCGGCGGATTCAGCGTCGCCAACGAACTGTCGGCGGCAGAGGTCGACGCCCTGCCCGGCCGGGCGTCGCTCGTCGTCCGCGGCGACCTGGTCAACAACGGGTCGGCCACCGTGGTCATGAAGGGCAACGCGGTCGTCGGCGGCGAAGTCCGCGACCGCGCCGTCGAGCTGCACTCCGGCACGTTCGGCCGGAACGCCCGGCTGATCGACTTCGACGCCGAGTTCGCAAAGCTCCGGGCCTACTCCACCGCGCTCGCCGAGGAACCCGTGACCGCTGGTGCCGCCGCGACGCTGAACGGCACGAAGCTCACCCTGGAGGGCAGCGACACCACCCGTAACGTCTTCAAGGTGACGACCGGTCAGCTGGAGCGGGCCAAGGACATCTACCTCAAGGTTCCGGCCGGCGCGACCGCGATCGTCAACGTCAGCGGCGAGAACTACGACATGGCCGACGCCGGCACCACCGGCTTCTTCCTGTCCGGCGGTCAGGACTACGTGCTGGACGACAAGCTCCAGAGCGCCTCCGACGGCAAGGTCCGCGCCCGGCTGCTGTGGAACTTCCCCGAGGCCCGTACGGTCACCAAGAACAGCCGGGCGGCCTGGCCCGGCAGCGTGCTCGCCCCCGAGGCCCACCTGGAGCTCGGTACCGGCGCACCGGTCAACGGCTCGGTGTGGGTTGCCTCGTTGCACGGCTCGGGCGGAGCGGAGACGCACCACTTCCCCTTCACCGGCTGCCTCCCGGAGACCGGGAAGACCCCGTCCGCCACGCCGACGCCGAGTGGCACGCCCGGGACCACACCGCCGGTGGACAGCACGCCGTCCGCGTCAGTGACGCCGCCCTCGGAGAGCGGCACGCCGTCCGGTGACGCGTCCCAGGCCGTCGCGCCGCCCACGTCGAGCCCGTCAAAGAGCGCGACGCCCGGGACCGGCGGTGGGAACCTGGCCTCGACGGGCAGCAGCGGCACGGTCCCGCTGGTCATCGGCAGCGCCGCGGTGCTCGCCGCAGGTGCGGGCCTCGTCGTGGCGGCCCGCCGCAGGGCCAAGCGGGCCTGA
- a CDS encoding ArsR/SmtB family transcription factor, with protein MDAIFKALADPSRRKLLDRLDARGGQTLRELGEGLGMSRQAVSKHLAVLEAALLVTAVRRGREKLHYLDPVPVQEVADRWIGRYERHRLGALSHFRQTQEGTAMDKPEFVYVIYIRTTAEKLYQALTDPEFIEVYMGGHGPDSTWEVGAPVRWKMSPDGEFEEVGQRVLVAEPGKRLSYTWHTLQPMHREMFDFASDEAWEKAVRERSKVTFDIEPAEVAEMGVKLTITHDGFDSPDSKMLEGVSGGWIMILSSLKTLLEGGKFLDRQDRGAA; from the coding sequence ATGGACGCGATATTCAAGGCGCTTGCCGATCCGAGCCGCCGTAAGCTCCTCGACCGGCTCGACGCGCGGGGTGGCCAGACTCTGCGGGAGTTGGGCGAGGGCCTGGGCATGAGCCGGCAGGCGGTGAGCAAACATCTCGCGGTACTCGAAGCGGCGCTGCTGGTCACCGCGGTGCGCCGGGGCCGGGAGAAGCTGCACTACCTCGACCCGGTGCCCGTCCAGGAGGTCGCCGATCGCTGGATCGGCCGGTATGAGCGCCACCGCCTGGGCGCACTGTCCCACTTCAGGCAGACGCAGGAAGGAACGGCCATGGACAAGCCCGAGTTCGTCTACGTCATCTACATCCGGACCACCGCAGAAAAGCTCTACCAGGCACTGACCGACCCCGAGTTCATCGAGGTCTACATGGGTGGTCACGGCCCCGATTCGACGTGGGAGGTCGGTGCACCGGTCCGCTGGAAGATGTCCCCGGACGGTGAGTTCGAGGAGGTCGGCCAGCGCGTCCTGGTGGCGGAGCCGGGCAAGCGGCTCTCGTACACCTGGCACACCCTGCAGCCCATGCACCGCGAGATGTTCGACTTCGCCTCGGACGAGGCGTGGGAGAAGGCCGTCCGGGAACGGTCGAAGGTCACCTTCGACATCGAGCCCGCCGAGGTTGCGGAGATGGGCGTCAAGCTGACGATCACCCACGACGGGTTCGACAGCCCGGACAGCAAGATGCTGGAGGGTGTCAGCGGCGGCTGGATCATGATCCTCTCGTCGCTCAAGACCCTTCTGGAGGGCGGGAAGTTCCTCGACCGGCAGGACCGCGGAGCCGCGTGA
- a CDS encoding ricin-type beta-trefoil lectin domain protein, giving the protein MCLDAGNNRNNGDHVRIWRCVNHTNQRYVITNGQIKVEDTMGKRQEMCLDAGNTRNNGDRSRIWQCVNHTNQKWIVRNAQIVLADTMGKRQEMCLDAGNTRNNGDHVRIWQCVNHTNQKWVIQRGYIKVADTI; this is encoded by the coding sequence ATGTGCTTGGACGCCGGCAACAACCGCAACAACGGTGATCACGTACGCATCTGGCGGTGCGTCAACCACACAAACCAGCGGTACGTGATCACCAATGGACAGATCAAGGTTGAAGACACGATGGGCAAGCGTCAGGAGATGTGCCTGGACGCCGGTAACACCCGCAACAACGGTGACCGCTCACGCATCTGGCAGTGCGTCAACCACACCAACCAGAAGTGGATCGTCCGCAACGCGCAGATTGTGCTCGCCGACACGATGGGCAAGCGTCAGGAGATGTGCCTGGATGCCGGCAACACCCGCAACAACGGTGATCACGTCCGCATCTGGCAGTGTGTCAACCACACAAACCAGAAGTGGGTCATCCAGCGGGGTTACATCAAGGTCGCGGACACGATTTGA
- a CDS encoding nitroreductase family protein, with amino-acid sequence MTTDIPMDALRADEPSLFPTMSTMRAMRRLKPDPVPAETLERLVQAAVWGPSGGNMQCYEYVVVTDREVMARLAPLWKRCVDAYLATTGKYAPKGMDDAAYGRMVAAIEYQRDHFADTPALIIPCYRFPEPQLDEEGLLASAQALGPAGTEHMMNIQTRFQALAEGSCVYPGVQNILLAARALGLAANITIWHLMLEQEWKAALGIPEDMHTFAAIPVGWPQGNFGPVRRRPVADVIHHDRW; translated from the coding sequence ATGACGACAGATATACCGATGGACGCACTGCGGGCCGACGAACCGTCGCTCTTCCCGACGATGTCCACGATGCGCGCCATGCGCCGCCTCAAGCCGGATCCGGTGCCCGCCGAGACGCTGGAGCGGCTCGTACAGGCCGCCGTGTGGGGCCCCAGCGGCGGCAACATGCAGTGTTACGAGTACGTGGTGGTGACCGACCGTGAGGTGATGGCGCGCCTCGCGCCGCTGTGGAAGCGGTGTGTCGACGCCTATCTGGCGACGACCGGGAAGTACGCGCCGAAGGGCATGGACGACGCGGCGTACGGCCGGATGGTCGCCGCGATCGAGTACCAGCGGGACCACTTCGCCGATACGCCCGCGCTGATCATCCCCTGCTACCGGTTCCCGGAGCCGCAGCTGGACGAGGAGGGGCTGCTGGCCTCCGCGCAGGCGCTCGGCCCGGCCGGGACCGAGCACATGATGAACATCCAGACGCGCTTCCAGGCACTCGCCGAGGGCTCCTGCGTCTACCCGGGGGTGCAGAACATCCTGCTCGCCGCACGGGCGCTGGGGCTCGCGGCGAACATCACCATCTGGCACCTGATGCTGGAGCAGGAGTGGAAGGCGGCCCTCGGCATCCCCGAGGACATGCACACCTTCGCAGCCATTCCGGTCGGGTGGCCGCAGGGCAACTTCGGTCCGGTCCGGCGCCGCCCGGTGGCGGACGTCATCCACCACGACCGCTGGTAG
- a CDS encoding VOC family protein, whose translation MTSIKQIQVTFDCANPERVARFWCEVLGYVVPPPPEGFATWDDFDRSLPPERQGSAFACVDPSGVGPRLFFQRVPEGKAVKNRLHLDVRVGTGLVGEERLAALEAECARLVALGAVRGRLLLADGYNESCLGMQDIEGNEFCLD comes from the coding sequence ATGACGTCTATCAAGCAGATCCAAGTCACCTTCGACTGCGCAAATCCTGAGCGCGTCGCTCGTTTCTGGTGCGAGGTGTTGGGGTACGTCGTACCGCCGCCACCGGAGGGGTTTGCCACTTGGGACGATTTCGATCGCTCGCTGCCGCCTGAGCGTCAGGGTTCGGCATTCGCCTGCGTCGATCCCTCAGGCGTGGGCCCGCGACTGTTCTTCCAGCGCGTTCCCGAAGGCAAGGCCGTCAAGAATCGACTGCATCTTGACGTGCGGGTCGGCACCGGGCTCGTGGGTGAAGAGCGCCTGGCCGCACTCGAGGCCGAATGCGCACGACTGGTCGCGCTCGGCGCGGTACGCGGGCGACTGCTGCTTGCCGATGGCTACAACGAGTCGTGCCTCGGGATGCAGGACATCGAGGGCAACGAGTTCTGTCTCGACTGA